The Staphylococcus saprophyticus subsp. saprophyticus ATCC 15305 = NCTC 7292 genome contains the following window.
CCATAGATATTCACTAAGTAATCTTTAACCATCTTACCTTCTACGATATTTGATTCACCGATAAAATCAGCAACAAAACGATTGACTGGTTCATCATAAATATCAATTGGCGTACCAAATTGTTGGATTTTACCATCTTTCATCACAAATATATAATCACTAAGCGCTAATGCTTCTTCTTGATCATGTGTAACAAAAATAAATGTAATGCCTAATCGAGATTGTATTTCTCTAAGTTCATACTGCATTTCAGTTCTTAATTTTAAATCCAAAGCAGATAGAGATTCATCTAACAATAAAATTTCAGGCTCATTGACAATTGCTCTTGCTATTGCAATACGTTGTTTTTGTCCACCACTAATGCCCTCTATCGTTCTTGATTCATAACCTTCCAGTTTCACTAACTTCAATGCTTCATGTACTTTTCGTTTGATTTCTGATTTAGCTAATTTTTTTAATTTTAGCCCAAAAGCGATATTGTCATAGACATTTAAGTGAGGGAATAACGCATAATCTTGGAACACAGTATTAACTTTTCTTTTATTCGCTGATAAATGATTAATTGATTTACCTTGATAAATAATGTCACCATTATCAGCTTCTTCAAAACCTGCAATTAATTTTAATATCGTTGTCTTACCACAACCTGATGGCCCTAGTAATGTATAAAAATATCCTGATTCAATATCTATATCTATTTTGTCTAATATCTGCATATCATCATACTGCTTACTTACAGATTTAAATGATAATAATGGTTCCATACGCGTGTCCTCCTATAGATATGAAGCTGTAACAACAATCATTACTTGTACTTCATCCGCTGTTTGATTTTCTAGTCTATGTATTTGGTTCGCTTTAAAATAAAGCGCGTCACCAGTTGTTGCATAATAATTTTGATTACCCAACATGAGTACTACTTCACCTTTTAAGCAATATATGAAGGTATCAGATTCAGATGGTCCAAAATTTTTATATGATGCATTCGCTCTTAAAGTTAATATCAATGGTTCCATATCAAATTCGTTTGATTGGCTGACTGGCCAGTTCAAAATATAACCTTTATCATATTCATCGTATGTGATTTGTGTTGCTTTTTTATATAATACTTTTTCAGATTTAGGTTCTTTGAAAAAATCACTCGGACTTGTGCCAAGTACTTCTAATATATTCAAAAATGTTTCCATACTTGGTGATGCATATTGACTTTCAATTTGTGAAATATAACCTTTTGAAAGATCTGTTCTTTCTGCCAATTCTTCTTGCGTTAACTTTTTTATATTTCTTAAATTTTTAATTTTCTTTCCAATTTCCATATTGTCACCTTTTCGTAATTTTCAAAATTGAATCTAATGCTATTATGTAAAATTAAAAAATCGTTATATGCTGTTTATATTTATCAAACATTTTGTTTAATGCTTAATAAAAATATCAAAATATAACGATGAAGACAATACTTATTTACTTTTTGCTGAAAATAATTTTTGATCTGGTGATGATTGAACTGCTTTCACTGCATGATAACTGCTATAGCCACTACTATTTTCAAATTCTTTAAAAATTTGTTTTTCCTCGGCTTTACCTGGAACGATTTTTTTAAATTGTTTGTAGCGATCTAACAATTTTTCTCCTTCTACACTTGATTCATAATAGGATTCTACTGCATTAAAGAAAGAAACAACTTGCATCATTTCATCATTTGACCAATCTAAATCAATGGGATATTGGTACTCCATAGATTTTAACACCCTTTCATTCAAATTATGATAAACCTCAATTTATGTTTGCTATGCTTTATGTATAAATAAAATGGAACAGTAAAAGATTTTACTTAATAAACCTGTAATCATACTATTCTATTATTTTATTAACTACTCGATATTGCTATCTATATCTATAAAAGCAAATGAGACTGAGACATTCATCGATGTCCCAGTCCCAATTAAATTTATATGAAATTACTTATAATTACATAGTGTGGATAGGTAATCCTAATGCTTTTTCAGCAGCTTCCATAGACATTTCACCTAATGTTGGGTGAGCATGAATAGTTAATGCTAAATCTTCAGCATTCATACCTGATTCAATTGCTAAACCTAATTCAGAAATAATATCAGAAGCCCCAGTACCTACTACTTGAGCACCTACTAATGTATTATCTTCTTTAAGTGTTAACAATTTAACAAATCCAGTTGTATCATCTAATGATAACGCACGACCATTAGCTGCATAAGGGAATTTAGAAGCAGTAACTGCTAAACCTTCTTCTTTAGCTTGAGCTTCTGTATAACCAACTGTCGCTAATTCTGGTTCAGTGAAACATACAGCAGGCATACCAATGTAGTCTACTTCTGATGCTTCTCCAGCAATAACTTCTGCAGCTACTTTAGCTTCATAACTTGCTTTATGTGCAAGTGGTAAACCTGGTACGATATCGCCAATTGCAAAGATGTTTTCAACTGATGTACGGCTTTGTTTATCTACTTCTAATAAACCGCGATCTGCGAATTTAAGACCTAATTCTTCTAAGCCTAATTCGTCAGTGTTTGGACGACGTCCAACAGTAACTAATACGTAATCAGCGTCGATTGTTTGTTCTTCACCTTTTACTTCATAAGTCACTTTAACACCATTGTCTGTTTCTTCAGCTGATTTCGCCATTGCTTCAGTAACAATTTCAACGCCTTTTTCTTTCATACCTTTTTTAACAGGTTGCGTCATTTGTTTTTCGAAACCGCCTAAGATATCTTTAGCACCTTCTAAAATAGTTACTTCAGAACCAAAGTTAGCAAATGCAGTACCTAATTCAGAACCAATATAACCGCCACCAACGACAACTAATTTACCAGGTACATCTTGTAAATTTAAAGCGCCAGTTGAATCAATTACACGGTCACCAAACTTGAAGTTAGGGATTTCAATTGGTCTAGAACCAGTTGCAATAATCGCGTGTTTGAAGTTGTAAGTTTGAGCACTTTTCTCGTCCATAACACGTAGGCTATTATTATCAACAAAGTAAGCTTCGCCTTTTACGATTTCAACTTTATTACCTTTTAATAGTCCTTCAACACCACCAGTTAATTTTTTAACAACTGATTGTTTGAATTCTTGAACTTTATCAAATTTAAGTGAAACACTTTCAGCAATAACACCTAAATTTTCAGAGTTTTTAGTTTCATCATAACGATGCGAAGCGTGTAATAACGCTTTTGAAGGAATACATCCTACATTAAGACATACGCCACCAAGTTCGCCTTTTTCTACGATTGTTACTTTTTGACCTAACTGTGCTGCACGTATTGCTGCAACATAGCCCCCAGGTCCTGCTCCGATTACAATAGTATCTGTTTCAATTGGGAAATCTCCAACTACCATGTTTTACCCCTCCATTAATAATAATTCTGGATTATTTAATAAACGTTTAATATGATTCATAGCGTTTTGACCAGTTGCACCATCAATTTGTCTATGGTCAAAGCTTAGTGATAATGATAATACTGGTGCCGCAACAATTTCTCCATCTTTTACGATAGGTTTTTGCGCAATACGACCAATACCTAAGATAGCAACTTCTGGGTGATTGATAACTGGTGTGAACCATTGTCCACCTGCTGAACCGATGTTACTAATTGTACAAGTAGCACCTTTCATTTCATCAGCTGATAATTTACCATCACGTGCTTTGACAGCAAGTTCATTAATTTCGTCTGAAATTGCAAACATAGATTTGCGATCAGCATTTTTAACTACTGGTACGAGTAAACCTCTGTCAGTGTCAGCTGCAATACCGATATTCCAGTAATGTTTATGCACGATTTCACCAGCTTCTTCATTAAATGAAGTATTAAGTGCTGGGTATTTTTTAAGTGCAGACACAAGTGCTTTGACAACGTAAGGTAAGAAAGTTAATTTAGTACCTTGTTCAGCTGCAACTTCTTTGAATTTTTTACGGTGATCCCATAATTCTTGCA
Protein-coding sequences here:
- a CDS encoding helix-turn-helix domain-containing protein, which gives rise to MEIGKKIKNLRNIKKLTQEELAERTDLSKGYISQIESQYASPSMETFLNILEVLGTSPSDFFKEPKSEKVLYKKATQITYDEYDKGYILNWPVSQSNEFDMEPLILTLRANASYKNFGPSESDTFIYCLKGEVVLMLGNQNYYATTGDALYFKANQIHRLENQTADEVQVMIVVTASYL
- a CDS encoding UPF0223 family protein, which translates into the protein MEYQYPIDLDWSNDEMMQVVSFFNAVESYYESSVEGEKLLDRYKQFKKIVPGKAEEKQIFKEFENSSGYSSYHAVKAVQSSPDQKLFSAKSK
- the lpdA gene encoding dihydrolipoyl dehydrogenase, whose amino-acid sequence is MVVGDFPIETDTIVIGAGPGGYVAAIRAAQLGQKVTIVEKGELGGVCLNVGCIPSKALLHASHRYDETKNSENLGVIAESVSLKFDKVQEFKQSVVKKLTGGVEGLLKGNKVEIVKGEAYFVDNNSLRVMDEKSAQTYNFKHAIIATGSRPIEIPNFKFGDRVIDSTGALNLQDVPGKLVVVGGGYIGSELGTAFANFGSEVTILEGAKDILGGFEKQMTQPVKKGMKEKGVEIVTEAMAKSAEETDNGVKVTYEVKGEEQTIDADYVLVTVGRRPNTDELGLEELGLKFADRGLLEVDKQSRTSVENIFAIGDIVPGLPLAHKASYEAKVAAEVIAGEASEVDYIGMPAVCFTEPELATVGYTEAQAKEEGLAVTASKFPYAANGRALSLDDTTGFVKLLTLKEDNTLVGAQVVGTGASDIISELGLAIESGMNAEDLALTIHAHPTLGEMSMEAAEKALGLPIHTM
- a CDS encoding ABC transporter ATP-binding protein yields the protein MEPLLSFKSVSKQYDDMQILDKIDIDIESGYFYTLLGPSGCGKTTILKLIAGFEEADNGDIIYQGKSINHLSANKRKVNTVFQDYALFPHLNVYDNIAFGLKLKKLAKSEIKRKVHEALKLVKLEGYESRTIEGISGGQKQRIAIARAIVNEPEILLLDESLSALDLKLRTEMQYELREIQSRLGITFIFVTHDQEEALALSDYIFVMKDGKIQQFGTPIDIYDEPVNRFVADFIGESNIVEGKMVKDYLVNIYGQDFECVDMGIPEQKKVEIVIRPEDISLIDAKSGLFEVTVDSMLFRGVHYEINCIDRKGYEWMIHSTKKAEVGSKVGLYFDPEAIHIMVPGETEEEFDKRIESYEEQDNA